The Deinococcus arcticus genome has a segment encoding these proteins:
- a CDS encoding response regulator: MNTRRILLVDDNHNDLELALTALDEAPGRPEVLVASSGAAALSVLREAREAGTLPDVVLLDLKMPQMDGLAVLDAIRAEPGLQGLPVVMLTTSGEGRDIRACYAHGASGYVVKPLDFTQFREALRTIQAFWTLLNRAPRTS, from the coding sequence GTGAACACCCGCCGCATCCTGCTTGTTGACGACAACCACAACGACCTTGAACTGGCCCTGACGGCCCTGGATGAGGCCCCTGGGCGCCCCGAAGTGCTGGTGGCCTCCAGCGGCGCCGCCGCGCTGAGCGTGCTGCGCGAGGCCCGCGAGGCCGGCACCCTGCCCGACGTGGTGCTGCTGGACCTCAAGATGCCCCAGATGGACGGGCTGGCCGTGCTGGACGCCATCCGCGCTGAGCCCGGGCTGCAGGGCCTGCCGGTGGTGATGCTGACCACCAGCGGCGAGGGCCGTGACATCCGGGCCTGCTACGCCCACGGCGCCAGCGGCTATGTGGTCAAGCCGCTGGACTTCACCCAGTTCCGTGAAGCGCTGCGCACCATTCAGGCGTTCTGGACCCTACTCAACCGCGCGCCACGCACCTCGTAA
- a CDS encoding cytochrome c oxidase subunit 2A gives MSRPPQAPRPHDPHAGPQRTTPPRGTLMVIAVLVLSISTLWLLVLGIFQGRA, from the coding sequence ATGAGCCGCCCGCCCCAGGCGCCCCGCCCCCACGACCCCCACGCGGGCCCGCAGCGCACCACGCCCCCCCGGGGCACGCTGATGGTGATTGCCGTGCTGGTGCTGAGCATCTCCACCCTGTGGCTGCTGGTCCTGGGCATCTTCCAGGGACGGGCCTGA
- a CDS encoding DUF72 domain-containing protein, producing MRVYIGCGGFSNEDWAAPGLLYEGVRKDDYLSTYAAHFDAVELNSSFYGIPGLKAFEGMVRRSGAQTRFAVKLNKVFTHERAPTDADFDRMLQSPEPLREAGVMGPYLAQFPYSFHRTAENRKYLQGLAERFAGHELAVELRGADWDLPEVRSGMAERGLIWVSPDYPPAGGLPEPQLHATGDVGYLRLHGRNAGSWWEGQSAAERHDYRYNRAEMDEWAQKIALVQGDLSELYIFFENTTKGHALKNIPMLREALNAHGVPVATPDPAARAVDPGRLL from the coding sequence ATGCGCGTGTATATCGGCTGTGGCGGCTTTAGCAACGAGGACTGGGCCGCGCCGGGCCTGCTGTACGAGGGGGTGCGCAAGGACGACTACCTGTCCACCTACGCCGCGCACTTTGACGCTGTGGAGCTGAACAGTTCCTTTTACGGCATTCCGGGCCTGAAAGCCTTTGAGGGCATGGTGCGCCGCAGCGGCGCCCAGACCCGCTTTGCCGTGAAGCTGAACAAGGTCTTTACCCACGAGCGCGCGCCCACCGACGCCGATTTTGACCGCATGCTGCAAAGCCCGGAGCCGCTGCGCGAAGCAGGCGTGATGGGGCCCTACCTGGCGCAGTTTCCCTACTCGTTTCACCGCACCGCCGAGAACCGCAAGTACCTGCAGGGGCTGGCGGAACGCTTTGCCGGCCACGAACTGGCCGTGGAACTGCGCGGCGCCGACTGGGACCTCCCCGAGGTGCGAAGCGGCATGGCCGAGCGCGGCCTGATCTGGGTGAGCCCCGACTACCCACCCGCCGGCGGTCTGCCCGAGCCGCAGCTGCACGCCACGGGCGACGTGGGGTATCTGCGGCTGCACGGGCGCAACGCGGGTAGCTGGTGGGAAGGCCAGAGTGCCGCCGAGCGCCACGATTACCGCTACAACCGCGCCGAGATGGACGAGTGGGCCCAGAAAATCGCCCTGGTGCAGGGGGACCTGTCTGAGCTGTATATCTTTTTCGAGAACACCACCAAGGGCCACGCCCTGAAAAACATTCCCATGCTGCGCGAGGCCCTGAATGCCCACGGCGTGCCGGTGGCCACCCCGGACCCGGCGGCGCGCGCGGTGGACCCGGGCCGCCTGCTGTAG
- a CDS encoding cytochrome C oxidase subunit II translates to MRRAPQAPRLDHHALERYERIWLGVAVVMTVLLFVGVLSSLISGTYPRLSGQGGGHSMAVTKGRVDPANLAATPFARPGLVVDAAGQPVVNAQGTLDAYIVAGNFTFQPAVLRLPAGRPVTLHVTATDVAHGFQITGTNVNVELLPGHVATLTVTFRRSGEQHVICNEYCGLGHHNMITRFLVEPPAPAAKE, encoded by the coding sequence ATGCGCCGCGCGCCGCAAGCCCCGCGCCTGGACCACCACGCCCTGGAGCGCTACGAGCGCATCTGGCTGGGGGTGGCCGTGGTCATGACCGTGTTGCTGTTCGTGGGTGTGCTGAGCAGCCTGATCAGCGGCACCTACCCTCGCCTGAGCGGCCAGGGGGGCGGCCACAGCATGGCCGTAACCAAGGGCCGCGTGGACCCCGCCAACCTGGCCGCCACGCCCTTTGCCCGGCCGGGGCTGGTGGTGGACGCGGCCGGGCAGCCGGTGGTGAATGCCCAGGGCACGCTGGACGCCTACATCGTGGCGGGGAACTTCACCTTTCAGCCGGCGGTGCTGCGCCTGCCGGCCGGGCGCCCCGTCACCCTGCACGTGACCGCCACCGATGTCGCCCACGGCTTTCAGATCACCGGCACGAACGTCAACGTGGAACTGCTGCCCGGCCACGTGGCCACCCTGACCGTCACCTTCCGCAGGAGCGGCGAGCAGCACGTCATCTGCAACGAATACTGCGGCCTGGGCCACCACAACATGATCACCCGCTTTCTGGTGGAGCCGCCTGCCCCGGCGGCCAAGGAGTAA